The Microbacterium paraoxydans genome includes a window with the following:
- the sufD gene encoding Fe-S cluster assembly protein SufD, which yields MAASTTAPSEAQHTNAHIDPAAQVADAGFVPVQTRSERPHSFDPDDFGTPTGREVNWKHTPVAALTPLFRTAEGEEGVHYHFTSGEQYVAAPLTAGTAPRGEVFLAEDITAAVAWRGASEALHIRIPREEEVASPIFLSLTGAGADRRADAHIVIEALEHSAATVVLQHKGSAQYAQNVEIIVRDGAKLTVVSVQQWDDDAVHAAAHQARVAADATLKHFVVSFGGGVVRVNPSVELAGAGSEGYLYGLSYADSGQHLESQVYLHHKGPHTTGDVLYKGALQGESAHSVWIGDVLIGAEATGTDSYEANRNLVLTEGARADSIPNLEIETGDIVGAGHASATGRFDDEQLFYLQARGIPEDEARRLVVLGFLTDIVLRLGIPDLESELLAAIEAELAEVDA from the coding sequence ATGGCGGCCTCGACGACAGCGCCCAGCGAGGCGCAGCACACGAACGCGCACATCGACCCGGCCGCCCAGGTGGCGGACGCCGGATTCGTCCCGGTGCAGACCCGCTCCGAGCGTCCGCACTCGTTCGACCCGGACGACTTCGGCACGCCGACCGGCCGCGAGGTGAACTGGAAGCACACGCCGGTGGCCGCGCTCACGCCGCTGTTCCGCACGGCCGAGGGCGAGGAGGGCGTGCATTACCACTTCACGTCCGGTGAGCAGTATGTGGCCGCACCGCTCACGGCGGGCACCGCTCCGCGCGGTGAGGTCTTCCTCGCCGAGGACATCACCGCCGCCGTCGCGTGGCGGGGCGCCTCCGAGGCCCTGCACATCCGCATCCCGCGCGAGGAGGAGGTCGCATCGCCGATCTTCCTGTCGCTCACGGGCGCCGGTGCCGACCGCCGGGCGGACGCCCACATCGTGATCGAGGCCCTCGAGCACAGCGCCGCCACGGTGGTGCTGCAGCACAAGGGCTCGGCGCAGTACGCCCAGAACGTCGAGATCATCGTCCGCGACGGCGCGAAGCTCACCGTCGTCTCCGTGCAGCAGTGGGACGACGACGCCGTGCACGCGGCCGCCCACCAGGCGCGGGTCGCGGCCGACGCCACGCTCAAGCACTTCGTCGTGAGCTTCGGCGGCGGCGTGGTGCGCGTGAACCCGAGCGTCGAGCTCGCCGGTGCCGGCTCCGAGGGATACCTCTACGGGCTGTCCTACGCCGACTCCGGTCAGCACCTGGAGAGCCAGGTGTACCTGCACCACAAAGGCCCGCACACGACCGGCGACGTGCTCTACAAGGGTGCGCTGCAGGGCGAGAGCGCCCACAGCGTGTGGATCGGCGACGTGCTGATCGGGGCGGAGGCCACCGGCACCGACTCCTACGAGGCCAACCGCAACCTGGTGCTCACGGAGGGCGCACGCGCCGACTCCATCCCGAACCTCGAGATCGAGACGGGCGACATCGTCGGCGCCGGGCACGCGAGTGCCACCGGCCGCTTCGACGACGAGCAGCTCTTCTATCTCCAGGCCCGCGGCATCCCGGAGGACGAGGCCCGACGACTGGTGGTGCTCGGCTTCCTCACCGACATCGTGCTGCGCCTCGGCATCCCCGACCTGGAGTCGGAGCTGCTGGCCGCCATCGAGGCCGAGCTCGCCGAGGTGGACGCGTGA
- the sufB gene encoding Fe-S cluster assembly protein SufB, translating into MSDVLIDRPELDGLGVYEFGWHDEDAAGAVAKRGISEEVVRGISALKNEPEWMLKTRLKGYQLFGRKPMPTWGADLSDIDFDNIKYFVRSTEKQAQSWEDLPEEIRETYERLGIPEAERQRLVAGVAAQYESEVVYHQIREDLEAQGVIFMDTDTALREHPEFFEEYFGTVIPAGDNKFAALNTAVWSGGSFVYVPKGVHVEIPLQAYFRINTENMGQFERTLIIADEDSYVHYIEGCTAPIYKSDSLHSAVVEIIVKKNARVRYTTIQNWSNNVYNLVTKRAVAHEGATMEWVDGNIGSKVTMKYPSIYLMGEHAKGETLSVAFAGPGQHQDAGAKMIHMAPYTQSSIVSKSIARGGGRAGYRGEVRVDAAAHHSANTVRCDALLVDTKSRSDTYPAIDIRVDDVQLGHEATVSKVSEEQLFYLQSRGMPEDEAMAMIVRGFIEPIARELPMEYAMELNKLIEMGMEGSVG; encoded by the coding sequence ATGTCGGATGTGCTGATCGACCGCCCGGAGCTCGATGGTCTGGGGGTGTACGAATTCGGCTGGCACGATGAGGATGCCGCGGGTGCCGTCGCGAAACGCGGGATCTCGGAAGAGGTCGTCCGCGGGATCTCGGCCCTCAAGAACGAGCCGGAATGGATGCTGAAGACCCGTCTCAAGGGCTATCAGCTCTTCGGCCGCAAGCCGATGCCGACCTGGGGTGCCGACCTCAGCGACATCGACTTCGACAACATCAAGTACTTCGTCCGCTCCACCGAGAAGCAGGCGCAGAGCTGGGAAGACCTCCCCGAGGAGATCCGCGAGACGTACGAGCGCCTGGGCATCCCCGAGGCCGAGCGTCAGCGCCTCGTCGCCGGCGTCGCCGCGCAGTACGAGTCCGAGGTCGTGTACCACCAGATCCGCGAGGACCTGGAGGCCCAGGGCGTCATTTTCATGGACACCGACACCGCCCTGCGCGAGCACCCCGAGTTCTTCGAGGAGTACTTCGGCACGGTCATCCCCGCGGGCGACAACAAATTCGCCGCGCTGAACACCGCCGTCTGGTCGGGCGGCTCGTTCGTCTACGTCCCCAAGGGCGTGCACGTCGAGATCCCGCTGCAGGCCTACTTCCGGATCAACACCGAGAACATGGGCCAGTTCGAGCGGACCCTGATCATCGCCGACGAGGACAGCTACGTCCACTACATCGAGGGCTGCACGGCCCCGATCTACAAGTCGGACTCCCTGCACTCGGCCGTCGTCGAGATCATCGTGAAGAAGAACGCCCGCGTGCGCTACACGACGATCCAGAACTGGTCGAACAACGTCTACAACCTGGTCACCAAGCGCGCCGTGGCGCACGAGGGCGCGACCATGGAGTGGGTCGACGGCAACATCGGCTCCAAGGTGACGATGAAGTACCCGTCGATCTACCTGATGGGTGAGCACGCCAAGGGCGAGACCCTCTCCGTCGCCTTCGCCGGGCCCGGTCAGCACCAGGACGCCGGCGCGAAGATGATCCACATGGCGCCGTACACGCAGTCGTCGATCGTCTCGAAGTCGATCGCCCGCGGCGGTGGCCGTGCCGGCTACCGCGGCGAGGTCCGTGTCGACGCCGCCGCCCATCACTCGGCGAACACCGTCCGCTGCGACGCGCTGCTCGTCGACACCAAGTCCCGTTCCGACACCTACCCGGCGATCGACATCCGGGTCGACGACGTGCAGCTCGGCCATGAGGCCACGGTCTCCAAGGTCAGCGAGGAGCAGCTCTTCTACCTGCAGTCCCGCGGCATGCCCGAGGACGAGGCGATGGCGATGATCGTGCGCGGCTTCATCGAGCCGATCGCGCGCGAGCTGCCGATGGAGTACGCGATGGAACTGAACAAGCTCATCGAGATGGGCATGGAAGGATCGGTCGGCTAA
- a CDS encoding non-heme iron oxygenase ferredoxin subunit: MTAQRVCGVSELEQDTPLRVEPDGVPITVIKDGEGVIHAIGDTCTHGDISLSEGFVEGDTVECWAHGSAFSLITGKPQNLPAYEPVPVYVVEIDGDDVLIDPAVTKEV; this comes from the coding sequence GTGACCGCGCAGCGCGTCTGCGGCGTCTCCGAGCTGGAGCAGGACACGCCGCTGCGCGTCGAGCCGGACGGTGTGCCGATCACGGTCATCAAGGACGGCGAGGGCGTCATCCACGCCATCGGCGACACCTGCACGCACGGCGACATCTCGCTGTCCGAGGGCTTCGTGGAAGGTGACACGGTGGAGTGCTGGGCGCATGGCTCGGCCTTCTCCCTGATCACCGGCAAGCCCCAGAATCTCCCCGCATATGAGCCCGTCCCGGTCTACGTCGTCGAGATCGACGGCGACGACGTGCTCATCGATCCCGCTGTGACGAAGGAAGTCTGA